Within the Solenopsis invicta isolate M01_SB chromosome 11, UNIL_Sinv_3.0, whole genome shotgun sequence genome, the region GTGATATTAAGCAactctattataaatttaatatcctTAATGCGCTCAAAAGCCTGTTGGTATACAAAGAATGCTGGTTTCAATGGACGTGGTATCTCACTATCGTTTGTGACCGAGTTGTTTCCCTGGTTCTCGGTATTTTCATTACTAGGAGCTGGATCTAAAGGATTGTTCAATTCAAACCTACAAAAACAAACTTGGGTGCATTTTGACTAATTGTGATTGacaaattgtaaaacaaattgaaatatacattttgtacTCACTTAAAAGagtcaatatataataattgagaATCAGGATGTGTCTGTAAACCTCTAAGAAGATAATGCCGTGCTTtctctttatcattattttccTCTAATTCCCAACATGCCGCTATGTGCCAGAATTTTGGTTTATCTCTGTGCATTTGCAGCACTTTGCCCAATATAGTGTTGATATTTCCCTGAAAGTGCTGTGTAAACATACAAGAGTATTGtattaaattgcataaataCAACAAAAATGACAGATATATCTTATCTTGATACCTACCACATGCTTACAAAACTTCATATAGGCAATCCAAAATCGAATATcatcttgaaatttaaatattgcatcttgatataatttattcatcttATTAGTTAGTCTATGTTCTATGTCTGATGTCTTTAGAGTAATACcatgtttctaaaaaaaaattatatatatatataaacaagttttttaattcattaatcaATTAATCACATTATGTGCAAATGCAGTTTTTATAGATCAAAATTACAGCTATCCATAATGCAATTgatcaatcaatgaattaaaaaaccttataaaaaatgatgtacATAACTAACAAAACAAAGATCAATAAAAACAAGTAAAGATgaaattttcacaataaatcaatatttacatatttcaaatatattcaaataaaaaaatttcagtcTTTCTCAATCGTAATATGCAAaccatttaataaaattaacatgatTACATAAAATTAGCATGTGTTAAACAATAGACTAATTTCCCTATCAATCTatcacttaaataaaaataaggttgTTTTTATTGATCTTTTACAAATTACTTATTTGAATCATTGCTGAAGCATATATGAGccttttacttttcttttatgattatatacgtaacatttatatgtaataacgTGATAAAGTTTGAAGATAGTTACTTACATCCTGCCGTTGCTTAACCAACTTTAACAGGTCCATTTGGTACTGTATATATCGAAGATAATCTTCCTTACACTTTGTGAGTCGTTGAATTTTATACTCGTAATTTCCGAGTTTTTTGGTAATGCTTCTAAAAACGTAATAAACGTAAACATACATTTGAAGATTGTCATACTCGCAAACACGTGAGCATTTAACCTAAATCCACACATTGCTTACTTAATCTCGTTTTTatcaaaaagttttaacttCTCCATTTGCTCCAGCGCAGGAATCATGTCCTGCAACCGCTTCTCTACAAATTCCGCCATGTCTCAGGAATCTTAGAAAACACTTGGACAGACTTTAACTCAATGAAAAGAAACGAGTGGAAAATATTTGTGAGTAAACACAGTGGATGCCTGCAAATCTGTAGACAATACGTATTTCCAGTTGCCAGTTCGGACGCCTTTTTGCCAGCATGCAGCTGGAGGGGATAACTTATCTCGTTTCACTCTTCAATGTGGCCATCGAATCGACTATCTGTTATCTCCTTTCCTCTCGAGCTGTCTCTTTCGAGATAAAAGGAGACAATAGATAATCGATTCGATCGCTTCGTCGATTCAATATCGCTCAAGGCGTCGTCCACGATGCTGAAAATCGAAagtacgttttatttttttataattaggtATAGTACACATTATTTATCCTTGTTTTTAATATTCACAATaaggataaatgatgcatcATGCGTGATACAGACGCATCCCGAGGTTTTGGATAGAGAAAATCGCGTTGATCAATCGAATTTGTGAACTTTTCGATTGTGAGTCGCCATACGAAATTCCCTATGATAGTGAGTTGGTTGGGAGTGAGTACCCTAGATTTTCTAACCtcaaaattttactgattcCACGTGAAGATACACAATACGCGCAACACACAATATATTTCGAACGTTCCGATGAGAGAATCGGtaagaaaacttttatttattccgGAAACAAGTGTGGATCTTTTTTTATGCAAGTGCCacgtatttacatttataaattatttataaagtattaatttaactgaAGGAAAGATTCTCTTCGcaagatatatacttttacaCTCATCTAATTTTAGCATctgaattaattgaaatttatgaatagctgagaattttgtaaaatttaataatacacaaaCCCACTAATTTTAATACAGAAATCTATGAATCTTTATTGAaagtaacataattatttcaaagaagtAGCTCTCAGTATATTGTAagtttataaatagaaaataaaacaaaaatttaaattttaggaATTCAATAATGCAAAGATTAGAACAGATTTGAatcaatgtatatgtatattttaattaaatcaaagaatttaaattaagaattattgaaAATCTTAGAGCTGAAaatcactatatatatatataatataatcttgaaaatttagaaaagaattaaatttataacaattcttcaataaattcaaacaaataaagaatgttaaatatagttttaaattaaaaaatacttggGGTATGCTCTAAGGATCAATACCAATAATTATCAAGTGTTAATGAACAAAGTGAAGACATAGTgctattacaaattttaataaacaaataagattcaaactattatataatttttatgttttcattataattaatatcacatttttatttcactGGGATGACATCAGGtgtgaattttatttagttattaaaatttatttataatataatagtactACTGCTTAGCTCTACTGTAGCTCTGCTCATTAGACtttgataatttgtaaatatggttttctttcagtgtataaAATAAAGATGACTAGATATGCAAGAGCAAAAGGATCCAAAGCTTCAAACGAGAGATTACCGAACGAGGCTACACCATGGCATGTTATGAAACAGCAATTggaggaaaataaaaacaagattcCTCCAACAAAGAAAAAATCAGCAAAGGAATTATTAAAAGATCAAGAAGACATATTGAACAGTAGTCCTAATGCAAACACTCAGGAATGGGTGGAATTTGAAAACAGTAAATCCAAATCTAGCACAAAGAAACATAAGAATTCaaattcaaacaaaaatataaaaaattctaaaaatgatGTATCCAAAGGTGATAATAATGTACAGAAATCGCAAGAAATAGAAGATGCGAAAATTGAAACAACAGATAGGAAGACAATtaaactttctaaaaaaaagaaacaagccATCAATAATCCAACTTTTGTATccgatgaaaaaaaattgaacccTGAACAAAATTCGAATTACGTTGCGTTGAGCAAACGACAGAAACGAAATCAAAAAAGGAAATTAGAAATGTCTAACGATGGATCTAAGAGGTTCAAAAAGGATACTTTAAACAAAAGTAGCAATATGCAAACAAGGGatgaaaaaatgaagaaaaagggTGAATATAAGAGGAGAAAACCAAATACTGGTGTCACAAAAATAGTAATCAACGGTGTAGAAATTGAAATGGTCATGTATGATGGATTTCCAGTAAAAAAAGAAGATGCGGAGAGATTGGCAGaacttaaacaaaaaatgataatgaagGGTAAGTATACAAttgtattaaacattatatatctattaaacatatgtatgtatgtgtgtgtgtgtgtgtgtacacacacacacacacacacacacacacaatgtttaaaatatagaatgttagagaagtaccgataccctttCATTAGGGAAttaccgatactctaatattgtatcttttattgcatattcttgtagcgtATTTTGagacttttcaaaacactacaagaaagtttatttttgttaagtactttccgagttgtgacgcttgaaagttacagtacactgtaactttcacaactcgaaaagtactcaacgaaaataaactttcttgtagtgttttgggaaagtcttgacaccagctattagattctagaatcaaaaatagggtgtgccatttaaaaaagttaatgtgatttcgatctgatcttggcgacgctatccaaggtcaaactgatacgATCAGTAAATTGATCTTTTGAAacactacaacttttgtctcaaaacattttcttgtgaaatgcaaggaaatagaaatatttagaggTTACTACACTTTTGGCACACCCTGCATATGGcagaatttcaattttttaattctagaaaCATTAacgaaaaataacaaatttatacaatatgtaaaaacttcaacttaaaagaattattttgatttttcttgatCTATttccttgaatttttttaacgtataGACACtgaaaaatctaatttaaaaatcttgaaatttctaTGGATTTAATCAGTACACTTTCTATGAAGTAAGGAAGACTTTAACTCAAAATATAATACTGACAATAGTTATCGCATTGCATTCTATTATTATTCAGGTATACCAAAATCTGAAGTGGATATGGCAATGAAATTGGAGAGACGCAGAGCTGAGAAAGCCTTGGCACGCGTCAGAAAACTTGTCTGCTTCAATTGTCGCAAGTCTGGACACAATCTGTCGGATTGTCCTGAGATTAATCGTGACGAGGCTTGCACAGGCATCTGTTTCAAGTGCGGTTCAACAGAACACACTCACTTTGAGTGCAAAGTCAACAGGGATGCCTCTTATAGATTTGCCAAGTGCTTTATTTGCCGCGAACAAGGTCATATTGCAGCGCAATGCCCTGACAATCCCAAAGGAGTTTATCCTCACGGTGGTTGCTGCAAAATTTGCGGATCTGTAACGCACTTAAAGAAGGATTGCCCCGATCTAGTAAATGCCAAGGAAGAAAGCGCCATCACAGTGGAAAAAATGGATGATTCTGCTGTAGAATCTTTACAAGAAGATACAAAAGAGAAATGTGAGAAAGAGAGTAGTAAACCAcctaaaaataagataattaaattttagataatgtaatttttttaaattacatgcaTTTTATTGATGTAAAGATTTAAAGTCAAAAGATGGGGGAAAAAACGAAATATGTATGTGCGAAAGAGGAGAATGACTAAAGGGAATAATAAATGAGTCGTTCTTTAAgttatataatagaatttaaatagaaatattcatTGTGGACGCAAACAAAAACGAAAGACTCTTTTGATATACTGTACATTTTAATCGCATATAATATGTGAATGCATATAAATATCTCTATATAAACTGCAGCTGCACTTTCGatcatagaattttaatttaggaaatacacgtatatatataatacaggGTGCTTCAAACGTcgcatattttcttttatagtcTAAGTAGACGATGTCGTTTGATTCGACATCGTGCCATCGATAACCTAAGTTGCAAACCATTAAAAACTAAGGATTAATCTTTAAGAGTATTAACGAGTAGTAACGATTAACAGAATTCTTCGTATGTAATATCAAGTACCTTTTAGTGAAAGTAGAGCTTTATTTGATACTTATATATAGTGCTACCATATATAAAACACCGAATAttcacaattaaataaattttatcatgtaatgtaaataatacataCTCTTTAATATGCAGTTACAGAAGAAAATTCTATAAGAGCTGAAGTCGCAGTTGTTACATATCATATATTAATAACGTTAAcgtaattatatcattaattatcattaacgttattatcattaatttatttcattattagattatttaaaacatagaaagtttatatatttgtacTATTATTACCTAAAATGCCGTAACAACTGTGATTTAAACTATTATAGACATTTCTCTATGATTAAATAAACTGTAAAGAAAGATGCGgattaagaaaatgtttactatagttttaattttagtatctaatatatatatgtatatatattattttgcaaatataacgacttatttctaaaaatgtatgaaatgcAACCGATAAATTCGAAATGTTTTATCAGCTTCTCTGAACactataaatttgttaaatagtaATGATGATCGAGCAATTGAACCATAAGATGAGCTATCGCTCCTTATTTGCCAATATGTGACTTACTACATCTGAGAAAACAcgttccaaataaaaaattctcagCAAATGGATgctattctttctttttcgtctaaaattgaaaaatcaaaaatgatttatttatagaGTATAGCAAAACAATTttacattgatataaaattatggaacattattttatcatttagtCAAAAACCGAGGGAAGCGATttgctcgttcgctcgctcgctcgctctcgccCTCTCTTTCATTTATAGCTTATATCATTCCCATACATTATTCGGAAGCAAATTCACGCGCAGAGTTATTCGTCGCAAACTCGCTTTGAAAGGCGCTTAAAGAATAACTTGATGAGTTTGAAAAGTTCCAAGACTTCTCGCATCTTGTGTGATATAACGTCTTTGGTACCAACACTCATTATactatctttatttatattcaattctcATAATTAATAGTGacagataaaaattacaatgcAAATGTCATAAGTGCACCTGCTAAGTAGCTTCAGCTTTGTGCGCCGACTCGATGATCTCCTTTAAGCATCGACCAAATTCCTCAATTATGATACGCTGAGACATTTCGTCGTCGAACATATTACGTTCCGCCTCGTCAGCTTGCGCCATTAAGCATTGACACGTTATTTCCACTATCTTCTCCGTCAATAAATTGAATGGTTGcctgtaataaatatgtatataacttaaaaatatgtaaattaaaatgtacatattaatatGCTATATTTGCATAATGATGAATCGAGATTTctaaaagttataacatttatagaGAGATATTGTTATACAAACCTTGTACCAGCATTAGATGTTGCAGGTGGCCTAAATGCCATTTCAGATAATTGTAACTGCGCCTTATTTAAAGTAAGCTGAGTCGTTTTGGCTTCGGTCGCTTCCACTAAATCCTTCAAAGATTTCTTCTGCAAAATTGGATCCACAATATTGCGGCAGCCTATACATTTACAATTTCCAGAGCATGGAATTTttgccttaaaaaaaaacatttaaatttcttatatcGACAAAtagatacatgtatataaaactatcaaatattaacatttttatatataaattgtaaatttttattaaataagtaattactGTAAGtacattaattacatattatcaaggaaaaatgtagaataaataacaattacatattttgttacgatttcagtgataaataaaaaaaaatgtctgcACAAGCTTATttgttgaataatatttatgtaacttaAAATACCTCGTAACATTCGCAATAATTCTTAAGACATCCGCTACGTTTGCAATTGCAGCCTTTATTATGTCTTCTTATATCTTCACCAGTTTCACGGCCTTTTCCGATTTTAGGCCGGAAGGCATTAGGGTTACGCTCCAAGCAGGATTTAATCGCACGCTGACGCTCTTCCTCGTTACCAAGATTATTTGAACAATTATTGCAATTGCACATGTGACAGAATTCACCGTTTGCAAAGCAATCGCAATAACTATGACATAAAGATTCATAAATAGATctcattcaaataatatttaaaatataaactaatgatgtaaataaattacattaaaatataagcaaatttcaattaattttcaaacaagataattttaatggaattttataataatgtttactTTGATTAAATTAGTTgaaatttcaacaattttttgctTCTTGCTTCTGTCAGTGAAAATAACAAATGAAAGTGAAAATCCAAAGCCTACTATAGAAACATATGTTTATgacatatatttacaaattaatagagtaaaattatgaattagtagagtaaaattacattaagaaattttttttattaaaatgataaattataaatattataaatattaaaattataaatattataaaacttttagatatgtatttaacaaaatacttaCAGCTTAAGACACTGTGATTTCGTACAGTTACATGGTTTTCTTGGCCTGATACCATTTGGCTCTACATTACTGTAAGCTcctttttgagaattttttccaTCAATTACACACAGAGTTGCTGCAGAACTTTGTGAACTTCCTAAGAGACCTGGCGTTGTTTGAGACTTCGCTTTTACCTCATCTGTTGACTGTTCAGACAGGAGTCaaccaatattttatatatgtaaatttttacaaaattatataacttaagataatgtacatatttaaaaaaaacatgaaaatcaactgcaatattttataaagataaaatataagatttttcataattatgttacttaattttattcttgaacTTATTTAATACTGGCGTgcaaaaaaaagtatgtaaGTTAGATGATTAAAGATAtgaataaatatcaaacctGCTGTTGAATATATTGAGCAGGTAGAACAACGATGTTTCCAACATTTGGATTGGTCGACAAAACTGCCTGTCCTGATGCTAATTGACTCAATGCTGACGCAGGAATTGCCACTGCATTCTTTGACTGACCGCTGACAGCCGCTGCAGCAGTTGACGCGGGTATGAGTAATTTTTGGCTGCCACTCGTCAGGGTTGCCTTCGGCGCAACAGTTCTCAGAGACTGACTTCCGGTATTCAATGGAACAACCTACATAAAGATCACAAAAAATAGCCCTTATTTacgatatacaatatttttaatattatatggtACTTCAAATCATA harbors:
- the LOC105206171 gene encoding zinc finger CCHC domain-containing protein 9 — its product is MTRYARAKGSKASNERLPNEATPWHVMKQQLEENKNKIPPTKKKSAKELLKDQEDILNSSPNANTQEWVEFENSKSKSSTKKHKNSNSNKNIKNSKNDVSKGDNNVQKSQEIEDAKIETTDRKTIKLSKKKKQAINNPTFVSDEKKLNPEQNSNYVALSKRQKRNQKRKLEMSNDGSKRFKKDTLNKSSNMQTRDEKMKKKGEYKRRKPNTGVTKIVINGVEIEMVMYDGFPVKKEDAERLAELKQKMIMKGIPKSEVDMAMKLERRRAEKALARVRKLVCFNCRKSGHNLSDCPEINRDEACTGICFKCGSTEHTHFECKVNRDASYRFAKCFICREQGHIAAQCPDNPKGVYPHGGCCKICGSVTHLKKDCPDLVNAKEESAITVEKMDDSAVESLQEDTKEKCEKESSKPPKNKIIKF